One window from the genome of Nicotiana sylvestris chromosome 9, ASM39365v2, whole genome shotgun sequence encodes:
- the LOC138878348 gene encoding uncharacterized protein: MEVEIFDVWGIYFMGPFVSSYGMTYILVAVDYFSKWVEAIALPNNEARSVTTFLKKNIFTWFGTPRAIHSDGGSLFCNKAFTRLLEKYGVKHKVSIPYHPQSSGQVEVSSREIKDILAKIVNANRTDWSRKLDDALWAYLKAFKTLIGTSPYQLVFGKACHLLVKLEYKAIWTLKKLNLDWAEAANLRMIQLNEMEEFRLHAY; the protein is encoded by the coding sequence ATGGAGGTCGAGATCTTTGATGTGTGGGGGATATacttcatgggccccttcgtGAGCTCTTATGGCATGACATATATCTTGGTGGCTGTGGACTACTtctccaaatgggttgaggcaatTGCCTTGCCCAATAATGAGGCAAGGAGTGTGACCACTttcttgaagaagaacatattcacgtGGTTTGGTACCCCCAGGGCCATCCATAGTGATGGTGGTTCTCTCTTTTGTAACAAGGCCTTCACCCGACTGCTTGAAAAGTATGGAGTCAAGCACAAGGTGTCCATACCTTATCATCCTCAgtcgagtggtcaagttgaagtttcCAGCAGGGAGATCAAAGATATCCTAGCAAAGATAgttaatgcaaataggactgactggtcaaggaagctagatgatgcgTTGTGGGCATATCTCAAAGCATTTAAGACTCTCATTGGCACCTCACCATACCAGTTGGTTTTTGGTAAGGCATGTCACTTGCTAGTGAAGCTTGAATACAAAGCCATATGGACATTGAAAAAGTTGAATCTTGATTGGGCCGAAGCTGCTAACCTAAGAATGATACAACTCAATGAGATGGAAGAATTCCGTCTCCATGCCTATTAA